cattttttttatataattaagttttgtATTACTGACATCTATTGACAACTTAGCGTATCaattaagtttataaacaCATTGAGAATATAGTTCTACAGATTACTTGCTACTGCATATAGATGTcgctgttataaatatttacttttatttcttatcgtTAACGATAGATGGCACAATAAACCTATGGCACCGCTCATGATCGGTTAAATATTTCGCAATAATCGCAAGCGAATAAAAAAGGTTGGGAAATAAAGTAAAacggtaaatatttttaccgtTTACCTTTTGGAGCAAATTCCTTTAGTTCTTTTAAAGTAGTAATTTTCgaaaagtatatatgtatttaatataacagacGATTCTTAATGAAAGGAATCAATAGgtcgtaaaattttattgatctaGGGATAAAGTGACAAAGGGTCCTGGCAGAACGTTTACCGGGTTAACTTATTTGATACTGGCTTTCTAACGGCGGCTTTCCAGTAATGTCAAAGGAAAAGATCGGAAGCCAAGGAACAAAGAACGGAAAAGAAAGTCGAGGGTATTCCCTGCCAGTTTCCCTTCACGTGGGATTTTCtggataaaataatgtaacgtCCTTTTTCGGGTCAAAAACTATCTTTGTAACAAAGCATGAAGGAGAGACAGACTAACAAACAGGCAGACACAGTTATTTTCGAATATAAGcagaaataatattcaaagatCCCATATCAAAATCATTCAGGGTGAAACATCCAATAAAgtgagataaaataaaaatcatgtttgtcataataattatttattcatgtatattaattgaatacatcaattttttttggtGTAACACGAAAATGGTAAATATTAGCTGAATACCTGCGTCCGTAGGCCAGCGTTTCATTATTAATGCTCTTAAGATTATTGTACATCAGGAATGTACTAATAACTACGCCTATTTAGCTTGATTATTCAATTCTAAAAACATTTATcgaatataacaattaaaaattaaattactatttgtaaattattaaatcagtCATTTACAAGCATctcatattttacaatattactacTAAATTCCCTATTTCTACGCTACACGCctacagttttatataattcatgctttattatttttgatatcgcTTATTGCACAcgatgaataatttaaaaatgcgaGATTTTCGAAAAAATCTGCACAAAATTcgaatcaattaaaaatttgtaataatcttATTTGCTTCGTTTTTAACCCATAATATGCTAGTTTATTAAACGTCTAGTCTACACTATAGAATGGCATATAATTACTAACAGGCGAAACCCGTTAAACTAATTTAAGTAGTGCTAAGAgacatttaaaagttattatattatgccattattattaaaaaccttaaaaattattaaattacttttaatttatcttgtgCCTTTCACTtggaatatttcaaatttaatgttcgagttccaatttcaaataatttcattatttcactAAAATTGAGTTTCataatgtcattaaaataatatattcgagATGCGCAcagatcattaaaataaaactttttatagattttctttattttcactATCATAATGATGTAAGCATTTTCTGTTCTATTTCTTATTACTGTTATAAATCCAAATAACAAATCCCCTAAAACAATTGCTATATctgaataaacacaaaaattgttttagagAATTTGATAGTTTCACAGCGAACAGAAAAATgcaatcataatttataaataattaaaaactaacacAATActgatatcaataatattcGAAATGTACACCTATCATAGCTAACAATCACAAACATACAATGCGGTGTAGAAAATCCGACTACTCAACTTTACAcgacaatatttacaaaaatttacataaaaacatataaaaaccgAGCACATACATCGTTACCACTCATCGGACATAACATAAACAACACAACTGGCTATTTACAATTGTCATTATTCAATCGTGAAAAGTTTAGAAACAAACTCAATGAATCAAATGATTTTCTACAGATGACATCTGGGCAGTGACAACGATAAgcaaactataaatattcaaacaaaatcttgttttgtaaaatataattcaactCAAACTATTGAGTTTCACTGACGCTTTTAGTCCCAAACACAAACCTAGTAATTCTAACactataagtattttaaagtcCTAATAGGTTAGGTTATGTTACCGTAAACAACCTAACCTTTACCTATTCTATTTCAACGCatattacagataatataagatataagacTGAATATCTATGTTAAACCGTGCACGGAGATCGTAGGTGCAATTTGTTGTAACTATGTAATCTGCAAACGAATTATCTCAAATATTATCGTCTTTGTCCCACAACTCAGTTATTTTTCGGGATACATCCAGAACGAGTGAGATAGCAGTCGCCTGCGGGATTACATGCAGGTGATTCCCTAAAAATTCGACGATCTTACTGGGATTATTCTAAATAGTGGATGTAAAGAGGTATGGTTATGCCACAGCGATATCGTATCTAGTGCTATGGGACGTAAAGCGTAAAATAGCATGtcctattttataaaatttgtctgGTAAATTTAAGAGACCATTTGCCGATGGTTGCTCTGGCCGTTCCCGTTTTGCGACGGGAATAGTACTCCTTCGTATGTGACACCGTTGAGCTCTATGGATACTACCAGTTTCTGGTCGCCAGTGCTTGCGTCAcctgcaaataaatattaagttgattaagattcttaaaaaaatatgttcggAGATTTTATTGAGCCGAGAGATAAATTGAGCCTTAAGCGGAGCGGTTGATCTTGACAGATTTTGGAGTTgctttgcttttttttttattctatccAGTAGGATGTCATgaagtgttttaaaaaaagagtttttattcaaattttttgaaaagtCTTGTCTATCTTACCTCTCGTAGTGATCTTAAACGCGGCGCCGCTCACGCCGTTCGCCGCACCGTTGAGGTGCGCGTGCTTGTCGTCGCGCGCGGGCGAGCGGGGGGAGCGGGGCGAGCGCGGGGAGCGCGGGGAGCGGGGCGAGAGCGCGGAGCGGGGCGAGCGGGGCGAGGGGGGGCGCGGCGTGCGGCGCTTGGCCGGCGGGGGGGGCGAGCGGCACGCCTCGCGCTTCACGCCGTTAGTCGAGTTCGGGCTCTCGCTCAGGTTCAGCGCCTCTCTGTAATGTGTATTGCTGCGTGAAGTGCTAGGTTTAGTATGGAGATaattacattgaatatatacttttgatttgttttgGTTTTTCACTGTCATCACCTTTTAGTTATTCCTAGGAAATACTACTTAAAAATATGGTGGAGTTGCTCATTAAAAGAGTACTCAACTACGTATTTGCAAAAATTGTGATCACTATTAAAGGATATTTATGAACCTCTCTATTCCCATGCATGCATACTAATCTTTTGATTCCATGTTTAGTTTTCCATTAGTTTTGTGTCTATAGTTAAAGATAGAAACTTAGAAATAACTTTCcgaatttataaacaaaaacaaaaattaataaaataaggaaaaacaCACCGAGATACATACCGTTGCGGTTCGAGGTCAGGTTGTGggctgttgttgttgttgttgtacaGAGACCAGAGGGTCAAGCGCGACACGTCGATGGCGGACAGCGCCGCGTCGCGGGGCGAGACCATCGGGGCGCCGGGGGGAGACTCTGAACCTGGTCATAAGAAGTTCGGTTAGAAAATGGCAACTGTTATTTTCTAAGTCTAAATGTTTATTCTATAACGGTATAAATTcaagaaaggatttttttatgtcagccTTAACTATTGTCATTAGTTagacagtaaataaatatcgagCAGGGAAAAATGACGATTTAATGTCCTCAAAAAGAAAATCTTtaccttatttttattcaatatattttacactcaattatttaataaatttcaatacattgCACTTTGGTTGTGAAAGCGCGATAAACCAATTTACATATACCATTACtaatatgcaaaattttattacattatgtacTGCTAAACTACGCTCCGACTCTGAACACTTACCATTCCTTATAAGCTCGCGTTGTTGCTGTATCATCTTCATATACTCTCGGACTCGGTACTCGATGTCGTGCTGCACGTGCGGCGCGTGCGGCAGCGGCGGCAAGCGCGGCACGCCCCCCAGGGAGAGGGAGAGGGGCTGCATGTGCGACAGCTGCGCGAGGGACGCCGGCACGCCGCGGTTTAATGACGGCTGGAATACACACGCGGCGGTTATTGCAATACTGGCTCCTcgcccggcttcgtccgtggtacatatatagcctaggTCACTCTGTGAAGTCACAGCTTTATAATAGTGAAAgagttttttaaatcggtccggtggtttttgcgtgagagctttacaaataatcaaaaatacaatactcttttctatatattagAGTAGATTACGTTACGTGTAGGTGTGTAGAATTgttatagattaatatttgGCAAGAAAGCAATAATAATGATCTAATACCAATCGATTAAAACAATATCCGTATTTAAATCTGTTTGAACTTTCTTGGGtattagaaattaagaaatagaagatttttataatgtctTACCATAGACAATGCCGCCTGGGCGTCATACTGGCCGGAGGCGCGGCGCCCCTCCCGCTTGTTGCCCTCTATGGCCGCGTCCAACTCACTTCTGGTTGACAGATTCTTCTTCTCGCACTCGTAGTCATATAAGTACTTCATGTATCTGTAAATAATTGAGATACGTTTaatcgtatttataaaaa
The Zerene cesonia ecotype Mississippi chromosome 14, Zerene_cesonia_1.1, whole genome shotgun sequence DNA segment above includes these coding regions:
- the LOC119832080 gene encoding protein dead ringer isoform X1 — its product is MADADRDSDLGDDSPVSARSEGESSGEQSCESSDEGVGRDVSIPQHHQPMPHQHNLTHHAAMNHQQMNQLNHPHQRNSPRPLEREIKVRDDFESLKTSLHPHLSSLASLAQGAPLSTPNSVFALAGGGPGFPYAPPAFLAPAPPPPAQPAGSASSSSSEGSAAGWSFEEQYKQVRQLYEISDDPQRKEFLDDLFSFMQKRGTPINRLPIMAKSVLDLYELYNLVIARGGLVEVINKKLWQEIIKGLRLPSSITSAAFTLRTQYMKYLYDYECEKKNLSTRSELDAAIEGNKREGRRASGQYDAQAALSMPSLNRGVPASLAQLSHMQPLSLSLGGVPRLPPLPHAPHVQHDIEYRVREYMKMIQQQRELIRNGSESPPGAPMVSPRDAALSAIDVSRLTLWSLYNNNNNSPQPDLEPQRNTHYREALNLSESPNSTNGVKREACRSPPPPAKRRTPRPPSPRSPRSALSPRSPRSPRSPRSPRSPARDDKHAHLNGAANGVSGAAFKITTRGDASTGDQKLVVSIELNGVTYEGVLFPSQNGNGQSNHRQMVS
- the LOC119832080 gene encoding protein dead ringer isoform X3, with the translated sequence MPHQHNLTHHAAMNHQQMNQLNHPHQRNSPRPLEREIKVRDDFESLKTSLHPHLSSLASLAQGAPLSTPNSVFALAGGGPGFPYAPPAFLAPAPPPPAQPAGSASSSSSEGSAAGWSFEEQYKQVRQLYEISDDPQRKEFLDDLFSFMQKRGTPINRLPIMAKSVLDLYELYNLVIARGGLVEVINKKLWQEIIKGLRLPSSITSAAFTLRTQYMKYLYDYECEKKNLSTRSELDAAIEGNKREGRRASGQYDAQAALSMPSLNRGVPASLAQLSHMQPLSLSLGGVPRLPPLPHAPHVQHDIEYRVREYMKMIQQQRELIRNGSESPPGAPMVSPRDAALSAIDVSRLTLWSLYNNNNNSPQPDLEPQRNTHYREALNLSESPNSTNGVKREACRSPPPPAKRRTPRPPSPRSPRSALSPRSPRSPRSPRSPRSPARDDKHAHLNGAANGVSGAAFKITTRGDASTGDQKLVVSIELNGVTYEGVLFPSQNGNGQSNHRQMVS
- the LOC119832080 gene encoding protein dead ringer isoform X2, with translation MADADRDSDLGDDSPVSARSEGESSGEQSCESSDEGVGRDVSIPQHHQPMPHQHNLTHHAAMNHQQMNQLNHPHQRNSPRPLEREIKVRDDFESLKTSLHPHLSSLASLAQGAPLSTPNSVFALAGGGPGFPYAPPAFLAPAPPPPAQPAGSASSSSSEGSAAGWSFEEQYKQVRQLYEISDDPQRKEFLDDLFSFMQKRGTPINRLPIMAKSVLDLYELYNLVIARGGLVEVINKKLWQEIIKGLRLPSSITSAAFTLRTQYMKYLYDYECEKKNLSTRSELDAAIEGNKREGRRASGQYDAQAALSMPSLNRGVPASLAQLSHMQPLSLSLGGVPRLPPLPHAPHVQHDIEYRVREYMKMIQQQRELIRNGSESPPGAPMVSPRDAALSAIDVSRLTLWSLYNNNNNSPQPDLEPQREALNLSESPNSTNGVKREACRSPPPPAKRRTPRPPSPRSPRSALSPRSPRSPRSPRSPRSPARDDKHAHLNGAANGVSGAAFKITTRGDASTGDQKLVVSIELNGVTYEGVLFPSQNGNGQSNHRQMVS